One window from the genome of Treponema sp. OMZ 838 encodes:
- a CDS encoding sigma 54-interacting transcriptional regulator, with translation MALLTVLFVAAFSTDAEKLAYESRKVWAVDCIFDNRAVLSCLEEKAYDFLLFDFEAGGGYPPNVLTEIYAQYPILPIFLLSHQHCTFIEKTVFATDMILGCFSIPYEFSILSSTIQNMLEGKIVPIMDTYTIDPLTAPLYTKLQGQSIEIQMVRNFILQAAQKNSHVLLYGESGSGKEVVASLIHQYSKNRSGKYVPVNITCIAENLAESLLFGSCKGAYTGAIDKEGLFSEADQGTLFFDEIENLTLNLQAKLLRVIETREYYKLGGTQKYSSDFRLICATNCDLEEMVDQGLFRLDLFYRLDVSHLVIPPLRQHKEDIRVLAYNYLKRSRKHLSGDALRLLYNYNWPGNVRELFNCLERAVFAAKASPVLFPQHFDI, from the coding sequence GTGGCTTTGTTGACCGTCTTGTTTGTTGCAGCATTTTCGACAGATGCCGAAAAACTCGCGTATGAATCTCGTAAAGTTTGGGCTGTAGACTGCATATTCGATAATCGAGCTGTTTTATCGTGTTTAGAAGAAAAAGCCTACGATTTTCTTTTATTTGATTTTGAGGCAGGAGGTGGATATCCTCCGAATGTACTTACAGAAATTTACGCTCAGTATCCTATTTTGCCCATCTTTTTATTATCACATCAGCATTGTACTTTTATCGAAAAAACAGTTTTTGCAACGGATATGATATTGGGCTGTTTTTCAATTCCGTATGAGTTCAGTATATTATCCAGCACTATTCAAAATATGCTTGAGGGAAAAATTGTTCCGATAATGGATACGTATACTATTGATCCGTTGACAGCTCCGCTTTATACAAAGCTGCAGGGGCAGAGTATCGAGATACAAATGGTACGGAATTTTATTTTACAGGCAGCTCAGAAAAATTCCCATGTGCTTCTGTACGGTGAAAGCGGTTCCGGTAAAGAAGTCGTAGCTTCGCTTATCCATCAGTATTCTAAAAACCGTTCAGGTAAATATGTGCCGGTTAATATTACTTGCATTGCGGAAAACCTTGCAGAAAGTTTATTGTTCGGCTCATGTAAGGGAGCGTATACCGGAGCGATTGATAAAGAAGGTCTTTTTTCGGAGGCAGATCAAGGAACATTGTTCTTTGATGAAATAGAGAATCTTACATTGAATTTACAGGCAAAGCTTTTAAGGGTTATCGAAACACGCGAATATTATAAACTGGGAGGAACACAAAAGTATTCTTCCGATTTTAGATTGATTTGTGCTACAAATTGTGATCTCGAAGAGATGGTTGATCAAGGTCTTTTCCGTTTGGATCTTTTTTACCGGCTTGATGTATCGCATCTTGTTATTCCTCCGCTGCGGCAGCATAAAGAGGATATTAGGGTACTGGCGTACAATTATTTAAAACGATCGAGAAAGCATTTATCAGGGGATGCGCTGCGGCTGCTTTATAACTACAATTGGCCGGGGAATGTCCGGGAATTGTTTAACTGTCTGGAACGGGCTGTGTTTGCAGCTAAGGCCTCTCCGGTTCTTTTTCCGCAGCATTTCGACATTTAA
- a CDS encoding RNA methyltransferase: MGTSTSQERLPVAVILCRPEISRNIGAVCRSMANNNCSDLRIIGNKKDYDEEEILRLAIHAGAIWQQARFFEPSIDGLKASVADCCIVAGTTRRVGEKRKSWGMTPEDFASFSFNTAEGLTGIVFGNERTGLTDEELNVCSTAVNIPSAPDFPSLNLSHAVQIVCYTLFRAYSPRKYGYERIPYTRVTSTSEHINDCLCKMGLFKHAGKEDNIRFFQEIIARAGLSAREARYLEELFQKLCYVKCRNAAEKEPERP, from the coding sequence ATGGGTACTTCAACCTCTCAAGAACGGCTTCCGGTTGCGGTTATTCTCTGCCGCCCTGAAATAAGCCGTAACATCGGTGCTGTTTGCAGATCAATGGCCAACAATAATTGTTCCGATTTACGTATTATAGGTAACAAAAAAGATTATGACGAAGAAGAAATCCTCCGGTTAGCTATCCATGCCGGAGCAATATGGCAACAAGCACGTTTTTTTGAACCCTCGATCGACGGATTAAAAGCGTCGGTTGCCGATTGCTGTATCGTCGCCGGAACGACACGGCGTGTAGGAGAAAAACGCAAATCATGGGGAATGACTCCGGAGGATTTTGCTTCGTTTTCATTTAATACGGCAGAAGGACTTACCGGCATCGTATTCGGGAATGAGCGAACAGGACTCACCGATGAAGAATTAAATGTTTGTTCGACAGCGGTTAATATCCCGTCAGCGCCCGATTTTCCATCGCTTAACCTTTCGCATGCGGTACAAATTGTCTGTTATACCCTGTTCCGCGCCTATAGCCCACGAAAGTATGGATACGAACGTATCCCGTATACGAGGGTTACCTCGACATCGGAACATATCAACGATTGTTTATGTAAAATGGGACTTTTTAAACATGCAGGGAAAGAAGACAACATCCGATTTTTCCAAGAGATAATTGCAAGAGCGGGATTATCCGCCCGGGAAGCACGGTATTTGGAAGAGCTTTTTCAAAAGCTGTGCTATGTTAAATGTCGAAATGCTGCGGAAAAAGAACCGGAGAGGCCTTAG
- a CDS encoding SDR family NAD(P)-dependent oxidoreductase — MDNVLQGKSALVVGGTSGIGYCLVQSLLQESVSVVVQGRMNSKRVTNLCCQGNVACFICDLQNDSYVEELCKYANAADILCVVYGPFLQKPLDMTTVQEWNTTVYANLTLPGILVSSALTGMKERKWGRILLFGGTETQVLRGFRTNAVYGAAKTGIMSLVKSVSMEYARYGITANAVCPGFTDSGLLSEETRAMWEKKNPDGKLVDPSAITDAALFLLKDSAYNGVVMPVDKGWSSF, encoded by the coding sequence ATGGATAATGTGCTGCAAGGTAAAAGCGCATTGGTCGTTGGCGGAACAAGTGGAATTGGTTACTGCTTAGTACAATCGCTTTTACAAGAGTCTGTTTCTGTCGTGGTGCAGGGGCGGATGAATTCAAAACGTGTTACAAATCTTTGCTGCCAAGGAAATGTAGCCTGTTTTATCTGTGATTTGCAAAATGACTCCTATGTGGAGGAACTGTGTAAATATGCCAATGCTGCTGATATTCTGTGTGTTGTTTATGGTCCGTTTTTGCAAAAGCCGCTTGATATGACGACTGTTCAGGAATGGAACACAACCGTATACGCAAACCTTACATTGCCGGGAATATTGGTTTCATCTGCTTTAACCGGTATGAAAGAGCGGAAATGGGGGCGTATTTTGTTATTCGGGGGTACGGAAACGCAGGTTTTACGCGGTTTTCGGACAAATGCTGTATACGGAGCTGCAAAAACGGGGATTATGTCGCTTGTAAAATCCGTGAGCATGGAATATGCTCGATATGGTATTACGGCAAATGCCGTTTGCCCGGGGTTTACCGATAGCGGTTTATTGTCGGAAGAGACGCGGGCTATGTGGGAGAAAAAAAACCCCGACGGTAAGCTTGTTGATCCGTCTGCGATTACGGATGCAGCGCTCTTTTTATTAAAAGATAGCGCCTATAATGGAGTTGTAATGCCGGTTGATAAAGGATGGTCATCGTTTTAA
- a CDS encoding STAS domain-containing protein has protein sequence MNDAEIIQSFDNEKDKSLKIQLQKVEGLEKCIVIILSGYVDTYNSTFFQKRVTTLIDAGYIQIIFNCAHLDYVSSTGIGSFTAFLKAVKGKGGDIVLLSLQPKVYEVFQLLGFATFFTIHDSLETSIEFFKNKGANTTSQVTLFPKIFSCPICAKKLKAPRAGRFRCSECKTILAVDNNAQVSLG, from the coding sequence ATGAATGATGCAGAAATAATTCAGAGTTTCGACAACGAAAAAGACAAAAGCCTTAAAATACAACTCCAAAAGGTGGAAGGGCTTGAAAAATGTATCGTAATTATTCTGTCGGGATATGTCGATACATATAATTCAACATTCTTTCAAAAAAGAGTTACAACCCTTATTGATGCGGGGTATATTCAGATTATTTTTAACTGTGCTCATTTGGATTATGTTTCTTCTACAGGAATCGGCTCTTTTACTGCTTTCCTAAAGGCGGTAAAAGGAAAAGGCGGTGATATTGTATTATTAAGCCTCCAGCCGAAAGTATATGAAGTGTTCCAATTGCTCGGGTTTGCTACTTTCTTTACTATCCATGACTCCTTAGAAACGTCTATTGAATTCTTTAAAAATAAAGGGGCCAATACTACTTCTCAGGTTACTCTTTTCCCTAAAATCTTTTCGTGTCCTATCTGTGCAAAAAAATTAAAAGCGCCTCGTGCAGGTCGTTTCCGCTGTTCCGAATGTAAGACCATTCTGGCGGTTGATAATAATGCGCAGGTTTCGCTCGGTTGA
- a CDS encoding IMP dehydrogenase, whose amino-acid sequence MAYYYEEPSHTFNEYLLIPRYTGVEHSPQNIDLHTPLTRFSTGEKPLYTLNIPLVSAIMQSVSNDGMAISLAKEGGLSFIFCSQSIEKQAAMVAAVKDYKAGFVESDSNLKPENTLEDVLRLKEKTGHTTVAVTDDGTAHGKLLGVITGRDYRPSRMARDLTVAKFMTPIEKIHYAGEGVTLKEANDIIWEYKLNSLPVLDSEGKLVAFVFRKDYESKKEHPNELLDEKKRYLVGAGLNTRDYEQRVPALVAAGADVLCIDSSDGFSEWQKRTIKFVKKQYGNKIPIGAGNVVDEDGFVFLAEAGADFIKVGIGGGSICITRETKGIGRGQATALIEVAKARDDYFKKTGVYIPICSDGGIVYDHHITMALAMGSDFCMLGRYFARFDESPTNKILVNGSYMKEYWGEGSSRARNWQRYDSGGDSKLAFEEGVDSYVPYAGSLHDGVKTTLYKVRSTMCNCGVLTIPELQKNAKITLVSPSSIVEGGSHDVMLKDVRSSIR is encoded by the coding sequence ATGGCATACTATTATGAAGAACCATCGCATACTTTTAATGAATATCTATTAATTCCGCGTTATACCGGCGTTGAACATAGCCCTCAAAATATTGATTTGCATACGCCGCTTACTCGTTTTTCTACCGGCGAAAAACCGTTGTATACGCTCAATATTCCGTTAGTTTCGGCAATTATGCAGTCGGTTTCTAATGACGGTATGGCTATTTCCCTTGCAAAAGAGGGCGGTTTGTCCTTTATTTTCTGTTCGCAAAGTATAGAAAAGCAGGCAGCAATGGTTGCTGCCGTTAAAGATTATAAAGCAGGCTTCGTAGAAAGCGATTCAAACTTAAAACCTGAAAATACTTTGGAAGACGTATTGCGTTTAAAAGAAAAAACAGGGCATACGACTGTCGCCGTAACCGATGACGGTACCGCACATGGAAAATTACTTGGTGTTATTACCGGTCGTGATTATCGTCCAAGCAGAATGGCACGGGATTTAACCGTTGCAAAATTTATGACGCCGATTGAAAAGATTCATTATGCCGGCGAAGGTGTTACCTTAAAAGAAGCAAATGATATTATTTGGGAGTATAAGCTCAACTCCCTTCCCGTACTTGATTCCGAAGGAAAACTTGTGGCTTTTGTATTCCGCAAAGACTATGAAAGTAAAAAAGAGCATCCGAATGAGCTGCTCGACGAAAAAAAGCGTTATTTAGTAGGGGCCGGGCTTAATACCCGCGACTATGAGCAGCGTGTTCCTGCTCTGGTAGCAGCCGGTGCCGATGTTTTATGTATTGACTCCTCCGACGGCTTTTCGGAGTGGCAAAAACGGACAATCAAGTTTGTAAAAAAGCAGTATGGGAATAAGATTCCTATCGGAGCCGGCAATGTCGTTGACGAAGACGGTTTTGTCTTTTTGGCAGAGGCTGGTGCCGATTTTATCAAGGTCGGTATCGGCGGCGGTTCGATCTGTATTACCCGCGAAACGAAGGGAATAGGGCGTGGACAGGCAACAGCACTTATTGAGGTTGCCAAAGCGCGTGATGACTATTTTAAGAAAACGGGAGTTTATATTCCCATCTGTTCTGACGGCGGTATTGTATATGATCATCATATCACGATGGCGCTTGCGATGGGTAGCGACTTCTGTATGCTGGGACGTTACTTTGCCCGCTTTGATGAAAGCCCGACAAACAAAATACTGGTAAACGGCAGTTATATGAAAGAATATTGGGGCGAAGGCTCGTCACGGGCGCGGAACTGGCAGCGTTATGATTCCGGCGGAGACAGTAAGCTTGCATTTGAAGAGGGCGTCGATTCTTATGTACCCTATGCCGGTTCTTTGCATGACGGTGTTAAAACAACGCTCTATAAAGTACGTTCTACGATGTGTAATTGCGGTGTTTTAACCATTCCGGAGCTGCAAAAGAATGCAAAAATAACACTGGTGTCGCCTTCCAGCATAGTAGAAGGCGGCTCTCACGATGTTATGCTGAAGGACGTGCGCTCCTCGATACGCTAA
- a CDS encoding ATP-dependent 6-phosphofructokinase, translated as MRRDEEFDFTIETLGPCKIPSPIHLSNVVGDRIANYVTNEDFIRFRLESKVGEQYGPFKREQLIEKAGPREKIFFNPSHVHAGIITCGGLCPGLNDVIRSVVRCLWGRYGVKRISGIRFGFKGLLPDYHFDVMPLNPTVVDACHKTGGTILGTSRGGGTRVVEIVDGIERLNLNILFVIGGDGTQKGALEIAKEIERRDLCISVVGIPKTVDNDLSFIQKSFGFDTAVVKASEAVAAARMEAQSQINGIGLVKLMGRESGFIATHTAIASHEVDFVLIPEIPFDMQGENGFLKHLEDRLEQSHYTVIVVAEGAGQDLMQSKNETDDSGNKRLSDIGVFLKEQIDAYFKAKSIHINLKYIDPSYQIRSAPAAPVDSIYCERLGNNAVHAAMAGKTKLIVGLMYNKFVHLPINVVVRSRNYVEPDGSLWRDALDATGQPTLMKNKIHEGRRETPAAH; from the coding sequence ATGCGCCGTGATGAAGAATTTGATTTTACCATTGAGACACTCGGCCCCTGTAAAATACCGTCTCCCATTCACCTTTCAAACGTAGTCGGAGACCGTATCGCTAATTATGTTACGAATGAAGATTTTATCCGCTTTCGACTGGAATCCAAAGTCGGCGAGCAGTATGGCCCCTTTAAACGTGAACAACTGATCGAAAAAGCAGGCCCGCGAGAAAAAATATTTTTTAATCCGAGCCATGTCCATGCAGGTATTATTACCTGCGGAGGACTGTGTCCGGGACTTAATGACGTTATTCGTTCGGTAGTACGCTGTCTATGGGGCCGGTATGGCGTTAAACGGATTAGCGGTATCCGTTTCGGCTTCAAGGGGCTTTTACCGGATTATCATTTTGATGTTATGCCCCTAAACCCGACGGTTGTCGATGCATGCCATAAAACGGGAGGAACCATTCTCGGCACTTCACGAGGCGGCGGTACCCGCGTAGTCGAAATCGTAGACGGAATCGAACGCCTCAATTTAAACATCCTTTTTGTCATCGGAGGGGATGGAACACAAAAAGGCGCATTGGAAATTGCAAAAGAGATCGAACGGCGAGACCTTTGTATCTCCGTTGTCGGCATTCCGAAAACCGTTGATAACGATTTGTCGTTTATCCAAAAATCTTTCGGCTTTGACACGGCTGTTGTAAAAGCTTCGGAGGCAGTGGCCGCCGCTCGCATGGAAGCACAGTCCCAGATTAACGGCATCGGATTAGTCAAGCTGATGGGACGGGAATCGGGCTTTATTGCCACGCATACCGCTATCGCAAGTCATGAAGTTGACTTTGTACTCATCCCCGAAATTCCTTTCGATATGCAAGGCGAAAACGGCTTTTTAAAGCATTTGGAAGACCGTTTGGAACAAAGCCATTATACGGTTATTGTTGTTGCGGAAGGAGCAGGGCAAGACTTAATGCAGAGCAAAAATGAAACCGACGATTCGGGGAATAAGCGCCTTTCAGATATCGGCGTGTTCTTAAAAGAACAAATCGACGCTTACTTTAAGGCAAAATCCATCCATATCAATTTAAAGTATATTGATCCCAGCTACCAAATACGTTCGGCGCCGGCTGCACCGGTTGACTCTATTTACTGCGAACGGCTCGGAAACAATGCAGTTCATGCCGCTATGGCAGGTAAGACAAAACTGATTGTGGGGTTGATGTATAACAAATTTGTTCACTTGCCGATAAATGTCGTTGTTCGTTCGCGCAACTATGTTGAACCGGACGGCTCGCTCTGGCGCGATGCCCTGGATGCAACCGGACAGCCGACGTTAATGAAAAACAAAATTCACGAAGGCCGCCGCGAAACTCCAGCCGCTCATTAG
- a CDS encoding DUF5312 family protein, producing the protein MAQKKESFLTRIVQLFFPRADAEAIKKRHLKALAKEISKNKFGKWYKPSSEELQQQMARFFFELYKIVGPARALLASAASSKVLKSITVEQNLSKQQHQMRERFTPEAIKERAKTTNPKELNLQVQKEFDAFMREFDGKKIDEIDTQYRQLNEFIHFVLFDYYFFLKKFDPALPEDKFSYTPSFSHVNGEYLKDELNDFIVVLNGLSLDANWEKLFAIITAYKNVQPVNAPQWKKSLGLLNDVRRSHILEKIVQHITKNPTYTVENSPFTEKVTDDYLKQIERSIDNTLKDIVAEQKNSQVAVLVQRVFGNVIPSGTKNYNPRSNAAFEKRGLAGYIYADAMNYLKSFLVEYFKSDVRALSDLILVRGQWTQQVLSAEYSESYHNLMHISTKLLEFDEKLSEVSEMGVKFRTLLSRMEREKEAGRQVQKHLDTVNEAALKLLKVAIKNIMTLGNAVKNCIADYDKPHRDLLQNWKEIEQHSDKPIREWMTAVYTKIYNFIMLEQVVLKKEE; encoded by the coding sequence ATGGCACAGAAAAAAGAATCTTTCCTTACACGCATAGTACAGCTTTTTTTTCCGCGGGCTGATGCAGAGGCGATAAAGAAACGGCATTTAAAAGCGTTGGCAAAAGAAATTTCAAAAAATAAATTCGGAAAGTGGTATAAACCTTCTTCTGAAGAGCTTCAGCAGCAGATGGCACGGTTCTTTTTTGAACTGTACAAGATCGTCGGACCTGCGCGGGCTCTCCTTGCAAGTGCTGCCTCATCAAAGGTTCTCAAGTCTATCACCGTAGAACAAAATTTATCAAAACAGCAACATCAAATGCGTGAGAGGTTTACACCCGAAGCGATTAAAGAGCGTGCCAAAACAACCAATCCCAAAGAGCTGAATCTTCAGGTACAGAAAGAATTTGATGCTTTTATGCGTGAATTTGACGGTAAGAAAATCGATGAGATTGATACGCAGTACCGGCAGCTCAACGAATTTATCCACTTTGTGCTGTTTGATTATTATTTCTTTTTAAAGAAATTCGATCCCGCTTTACCGGAAGATAAATTTTCTTATACGCCGAGTTTTTCGCATGTGAACGGTGAATACCTTAAAGATGAATTAAACGATTTTATCGTTGTACTCAATGGGCTTTCTCTTGATGCAAATTGGGAGAAGCTTTTTGCAATTATTACTGCATACAAGAATGTACAGCCGGTTAATGCTCCGCAGTGGAAAAAGTCTCTCGGTCTTTTAAATGATGTGCGCCGTTCTCATATTCTGGAAAAAATTGTTCAGCATATTACAAAAAATCCAACCTACACGGTGGAAAATAGTCCTTTCACGGAGAAGGTTACCGATGACTATCTTAAACAAATAGAGCGGTCTATTGATAATACATTAAAAGATATTGTTGCCGAGCAAAAGAATTCTCAAGTAGCGGTGTTGGTACAGCGTGTATTCGGGAATGTCATTCCTTCAGGTACTAAAAACTATAATCCGCGTTCCAATGCCGCATTTGAAAAACGGGGACTTGCAGGTTATATCTATGCTGATGCAATGAACTACCTTAAATCATTTTTAGTCGAGTACTTTAAAAGTGATGTCAGGGCTCTTTCCGATTTAATTTTAGTACGAGGTCAATGGACACAGCAGGTTCTCTCTGCCGAATATTCCGAGAGCTATCATAATTTGATGCATATTTCGACCAAACTTTTAGAGTTTGACGAAAAGCTTTCGGAAGTTTCCGAAATGGGGGTTAAATTCCGTACGCTGTTGTCGCGAATGGAGCGGGAAAAAGAAGCCGGCCGTCAAGTGCAAAAACACTTGGATACCGTTAATGAAGCCGCTCTTAAATTGCTTAAAGTTGCTATTAAAAATATTATGACGCTTGGAAATGCTGTAAAGAATTGTATTGCCGACTATGATAAACCCCATCGAGATTTATTGCAAAACTGGAAGGAAATCGAACAGCATTCCGATAAGCCAATACGGGAATGGATGACTGCTGTCTATACAAAAATTTATAATTTTATCATGCTTGAACAGGTCGTTTTAAAGAAAGAAGAATAG
- a CDS encoding ABC transporter ATP-binding protein: MLLERAITSGRGRDASVKGCEISIENVSKTFGDFHAVDNAVIHIKRGEFFSLLGPSGCGKTTLLRIIAGFEQPDSGVITFDGQNIVGIEAHKRQSNTVFQTYALFPHLSVYENIAFPLRIRKRPQDEIDRRVKEYLHLVQLDAHIYKKPSQLSGGQKQRVAIARALINEPRVLLLDEPLSALDAKLRANLLIELDKLHDQIGITFIFVTHDQSEALSVSDRIAVMNQGKVLQIGSPYEIYEQPATAFVAKFIGETNLFDATVVACEPHTDGFMVTLDTPALGTSVKITDYDKTEVGQPVCFTVRPEKIRISLEKPSSQTKELNVFRGEVEEPIYSGFQSKFFVKLECGTVVQVFKQHQNYLEDGPEIEWKDTVYVSWAANDGYIVEDLT; this comes from the coding sequence ATGCTTTTAGAGCGGGCTATAACAAGTGGAAGGGGGCGCGATGCGTCAGTGAAAGGGTGCGAAATTTCAATCGAAAATGTGTCAAAAACATTTGGTGATTTTCATGCGGTGGATAATGCCGTTATTCACATTAAGCGCGGGGAGTTTTTCTCGCTGTTGGGGCCGTCCGGTTGCGGTAAAACAACGTTGTTGCGTATTATTGCCGGGTTTGAACAACCGGATTCGGGGGTTATTACCTTTGACGGGCAAAATATTGTCGGCATAGAAGCCCATAAACGGCAATCGAATACCGTCTTTCAAACCTACGCGCTTTTTCCGCACCTGTCCGTGTATGAAAACATCGCCTTTCCGCTCAGGATTCGCAAGCGTCCGCAGGACGAAATTGACCGGCGGGTTAAAGAATATCTGCATTTGGTGCAGCTCGATGCGCATATCTACAAAAAGCCGTCCCAGCTTTCCGGTGGGCAGAAGCAGCGGGTTGCCATTGCCCGTGCGTTGATTAACGAACCGCGGGTGCTGCTGCTGGATGAACCGCTTTCCGCATTGGACGCAAAGCTGCGGGCAAATCTTTTAATTGAGCTTGATAAACTGCACGACCAAATCGGCATTACCTTTATTTTCGTAACGCATGACCAAAGCGAAGCGCTTTCCGTCTCAGACCGCATTGCGGTGATGAATCAGGGAAAGGTGCTGCAAATCGGCAGTCCGTATGAAATTTACGAACAGCCTGCCACAGCTTTTGTTGCAAAATTTATCGGCGAAACAAACCTCTTTGATGCAACCGTGGTAGCGTGTGAGCCGCATACGGACGGCTTTATGGTTACGCTCGATACACCGGCGCTGGGAACTTCGGTTAAGATTACCGACTATGATAAAACCGAAGTGGGGCAACCGGTGTGCTTTACCGTGCGGCCGGAAAAAATCCGCATTTCGTTGGAAAAGCCGTCCTCACAGACAAAGGAATTGAATGTTTTCCGCGGTGAGGTAGAAGAGCCGATTTATTCGGGATTCCAATCTAAGTTTTTTGTAAAGCTGGAATGCGGCACCGTGGTGCAGGTTTTTAAACAGCATCAAAACTATCTTGAGGACGGGCCTGAAATCGAATGGAAGGATACGGTATATGTTTCGTGGGCAGCCAATGACGGCTACATCGTCGAAGATTTAACATAA
- a CDS encoding ABC transporter permease: MVQDHSRRRYAFLYTFPMAAWFTVFFVLPLLIIGVYSFLQKGLYGGVVRHFTFNAYIQLFTASYGLLFVRTLCVSIAVTLICILLALPAGYAIARSKHQLFFLFLIIIPFWTNSLIRINAWISILGTQGFLNGLLKKLHLITESIPFLYNQQAVILVLVYMFIPYAIFPIFSAIDKFDFSLLEAARDLGATKTEAIVKVMLPNIRAGILTAVIFTFIPVFGSYTVPLLVGGKDSYMFGNLIVDQVTKIRNWPLASAFSVLITVVSAAGVLWMMYASFKQEKQAAK, from the coding sequence ATGGTGCAAGATCATTCCCGGCGGCGGTACGCCTTTTTGTATACCTTTCCGATGGCGGCATGGTTTACCGTCTTTTTTGTGCTGCCGCTTCTCATCATCGGCGTGTATAGTTTTCTTCAAAAAGGATTATACGGCGGAGTTGTGCGACATTTCACGTTCAACGCCTATATTCAGCTTTTTACTGCAAGCTACGGGTTATTATTTGTGCGGACGCTCTGTGTCAGTATTGCCGTAACGCTCATTTGTATTCTGCTTGCGCTTCCTGCCGGATATGCAATTGCGCGTAGTAAGCATCAGCTGTTCTTTTTGTTTTTGATTATCATTCCTTTTTGGACAAACTCTCTGATTAGAATCAATGCGTGGATTTCGATACTCGGTACTCAAGGTTTCCTTAACGGGCTTTTGAAAAAGCTGCATCTTATCACCGAAAGTATTCCGTTTTTGTATAACCAACAGGCGGTGATACTCGTGCTGGTATATATGTTTATCCCGTATGCAATTTTTCCGATTTTTTCGGCAATCGACAAGTTTGACTTTTCGCTGTTGGAAGCCGCACGAGATCTTGGCGCTACCAAAACGGAGGCTATCGTTAAGGTTATGCTGCCTAATATCCGTGCCGGAATCCTGACCGCGGTCATCTTTACCTTTATTCCGGTATTCGGCTCTTATACCGTACCGCTCCTTGTCGGCGGAAAGGACTCTTATATGTTCGGTAATTTGATTGTCGATCAGGTAACGAAGATCCGCAACTGGCCGCTCGCCTCAGCCTTTTCGGTACTTATCACCGTCGTTAGCGCTGCCGGTGTCCTCTGGATGATGTACGCCAGCTTTAAGCAAGAAAAGCAAGCCGCAAAATAG
- a CDS encoding ABC transporter permease: MSDIPQDIQQQALPVPYRHSSVKSPYRRLIQKFEKRKRESEPARHARRAYKNLNSSWFSSTVLVFVLLFLFLPLAIIAVFSFNEGKAIVWSGFSLKWYAALFLESEKLWTSFWHSILIAFVSAFCSVVIGTFAGLGVQWYRFRGRGYVQAVSILPMVLPEVVIGMSTLIFFSAINIPLGFFSIIIAHITFCLPFVFLLVLARLEEFDFSIVEAAHDLGATERQTLFKVIIPAIFPAILSGFFMSVTLSLEDFVITFFVSGPGSTTLPLYVFSMVRYGISPVINALSLIMILGTMLIAFMLRNFLKGIAASN; the protein is encoded by the coding sequence ATGTCTGATATACCGCAAGATATACAACAGCAAGCGTTACCGGTTCCGTACCGGCACAGTTCGGTAAAAAGCCCGTACCGGCGGTTAATTCAGAAATTCGAGAAACGCAAACGGGAATCCGAACCGGCGCGTCATGCACGGCGTGCATATAAGAACCTTAACAGTTCTTGGTTTTCTTCTACAGTGCTGGTGTTTGTGCTGTTGTTCTTGTTTTTACCTCTTGCGATTATCGCAGTGTTTTCTTTTAACGAAGGCAAGGCGATTGTATGGTCGGGCTTTTCGTTGAAATGGTATGCCGCGCTTTTCTTGGAATCCGAAAAATTATGGACTTCATTTTGGCACAGCATACTTATAGCCTTTGTTTCCGCATTTTGTTCCGTTGTTATCGGTACCTTTGCCGGTCTCGGCGTACAGTGGTACCGGTTCCGGGGCAGAGGGTATGTGCAAGCGGTGAGTATTCTCCCGATGGTGCTGCCGGAAGTTGTTATCGGTATGTCTACGCTGATTTTCTTTTCGGCAATCAATATACCGCTCGGCTTTTTTTCAATTATTATTGCGCATATTACCTTTTGTTTGCCTTTTGTGTTTTTGCTGGTGCTTGCCCGCCTTGAAGAGTTCGATTTTTCAATTGTCGAAGCCGCGCACGACCTCGGCGCAACGGAGCGGCAGACTTTATTCAAGGTGATAATTCCCGCAATTTTTCCGGCGATTTTATCCGGCTTTTTTATGTCGGTTACGTTGTCGCTTGAAGACTTTGTGATAACCTTTTTTGTATCCGGCCCCGGTTCCACGACGCTACCGCTCTATGTGTTTTCGATGGTTCGGTACGGTATTTCTCCGGTAATTAACGCACTTTCCCTCATTATGATTTTAGGAACCATGCTGATTGCTTTTATGTTACGTAATTTTTTAAAAGGAATTGCGGCCTCAAATTAA